Proteins from one Syntrophaceae bacterium genomic window:
- a CDS encoding cofactor-independent phosphoglycerate mutase, whose protein sequence is MKYVILLGDGMADRPLAELGGKTPLEAARTPNMDRIAGTGLIGLVDTIPEGLVPGSDVANLSVLGYDPRSVYSGRGPLEAANMGVRLKPDDVAFRCNLVTLAGNDLDVMDSYSAGHIGTDEAASIITDLHRCLGSDEFQFHPGISYRHLLVWKGGKASLATTPPHDITGRKTASYLPKGEGEQAILRLMEDAAPLLSGHPINRQRIAAGKKPANGIWPWGQGLAPRLVPLTETYGILGGMISAVDLLNGMGVYAGLNVIRVEGATGFTDTNYIGKAQKAIESLGEMDFIFVHVEAPDEMGHAGDIEGKIRAIEDFDEKVVGTVLKGLETLKPYRIMVLSDHPTPIKLRTHSSEPSPFAVLSSEREENPGRGAVYSEAEGRRSGLLLSPGYLLMERFIRGRLHA, encoded by the coding sequence ATGAAATATGTAATTCTCCTGGGAGACGGAATGGCGGATCGACCATTGGCCGAACTGGGCGGAAAGACCCCCCTGGAAGCCGCCCGCACGCCCAACATGGATCGCATTGCCGGAACCGGCCTGATCGGACTCGTGGATACCATCCCGGAAGGACTCGTGCCGGGCAGCGACGTGGCGAACCTGTCCGTGCTCGGCTACGATCCACGCAGCGTTTACAGTGGCCGGGGGCCTCTGGAAGCCGCCAATATGGGCGTCCGGCTCAAACCCGATGACGTGGCGTTCCGCTGCAACCTGGTGACCCTCGCAGGGAATGACCTGGACGTTATGGACAGTTACAGCGCCGGCCACATCGGGACGGATGAGGCCGCCTCGATCATCACCGACCTGCACCGTTGCCTTGGGAGTGATGAATTTCAGTTCCATCCCGGTATCAGTTACAGACACCTCTTGGTCTGGAAAGGCGGGAAGGCCTCTCTGGCCACCACTCCCCCTCATGATATTACGGGACGGAAGACAGCCTCCTATTTACCAAAAGGAGAAGGGGAGCAGGCGATTCTGCGCCTCATGGAGGACGCCGCCCCGCTCCTGAGCGGCCATCCCATCAACCGGCAGCGGATTGCAGCCGGGAAAAAGCCCGCCAATGGCATCTGGCCCTGGGGGCAGGGGTTGGCACCGCGCCTTGTTCCACTTACGGAGACATACGGAATCCTCGGGGGAATGATCTCGGCGGTGGATCTCCTTAACGGCATGGGAGTGTACGCAGGCCTGAACGTAATCCGGGTCGAGGGCGCCACCGGCTTCACCGACACCAACTACATCGGCAAGGCGCAAAAAGCGATTGAGTCTCTGGGGGAGATGGATTTCATCTTCGTTCATGTGGAAGCCCCCGATGAAATGGGCCATGCAGGGGACATCGAGGGGAAAATCAGGGCCATTGAAGACTTTGATGAAAAGGTGGTTGGAACGGTCCTGAAGGGGCTGGAGACGCTGAAACCTTACCGGATCATGGTGTTGAGCGATCACCCGACGCCGATCAAGCTGCGGACCCATTCGTCCGAACCGAGTCCCTTTGCGGTCCTCTCCTCCGAGAGAGAGGAGAATCCCGGCCGGGGTGCCGTCTACTCGGAGGCGGAGGGTAGGCGATCAGGGCTTCTCCTTTCCCCGGGATATCTTCTGATGGAGCGGTTCATTCGGGGACGGCTCCATGCCTAG
- a CDS encoding acyl-CoA thioesterase: MPRHRVQVRVIYADTDAMGIVYHTNYIRWFEIGRTELLRDMGLSHARMEGEPFLLPLTRVYCHYLVPARIDQLLTLETEIAYLKRASVKFHYEIWDERREVKMVEGYSVHACTDRNGRIVRLPDFCIRQVLHHEPQLKGEKHGG, translated from the coding sequence ATGCCTAGGCACCGCGTCCAGGTCCGGGTGATCTATGCGGACACGGACGCCATGGGGATTGTCTACCATACGAATTATATCCGCTGGTTCGAAATCGGACGGACGGAGTTGCTGCGCGACATGGGGCTCAGTCATGCCCGGATGGAAGGAGAACCTTTCCTTCTTCCACTGACTCGCGTTTATTGCCATTATCTTGTCCCGGCCCGGATCGACCAGTTGCTGACGCTGGAAACGGAAATCGCCTACCTCAAACGAGCGAGCGTCAAGTTTCATTACGAAATCTGGGATGAGCGTCGTGAGGTGAAAATGGTGGAAGGATACTCGGTCCATGCGTGTACCGACCGGAACGGGCGGATCGTGCGGTTGCCCGATTTCTGCATCCGGCAGGTCCTTCATCACGAACCGCAGTTGAAAGGAGAAAAACATGGCGGATAA
- a CDS encoding tetratricopeptide repeat protein: protein MADKTQELDLKGPDRFQTLIMNITRYVSENRKQFYIGTAAAVVVVLTVSGWFFYRWQDEKSASALYGQAMSKARGEQVQPADVVKAYQEVVTRHPSSQAAALASFRLGNIHYLLKDYDASLKAYQTFLSHAPARSDLVTLAYTGEGYCHEAKGDFKNALSSFEKAEKSKGGTHFESMTLRNIARTYESLNDPAKALDYYKKALGKSNDPFVESLIKVKIATLG from the coding sequence ATGGCGGATAAAACCCAGGAACTGGACCTGAAAGGACCGGACCGCTTCCAGACACTGATTATGAATATAACCCGATACGTATCGGAGAACAGGAAGCAGTTTTACATCGGCACAGCGGCCGCTGTTGTTGTTGTTCTGACAGTCAGCGGCTGGTTTTTCTATCGATGGCAGGATGAAAAAAGCGCCTCCGCACTGTACGGACAGGCGATGAGCAAGGCGCGGGGTGAGCAGGTCCAGCCGGCGGATGTCGTCAAGGCCTACCAGGAAGTCGTAACCCGGCATCCTTCAAGCCAGGCAGCGGCCCTGGCCTCATTCCGCCTGGGAAACATCCATTACCTGCTAAAGGACTACGATGCCTCCCTGAAAGCCTACCAGACTTTCCTTTCCCATGCCCCCGCCCGGAGCGACCTCGTGACGCTCGCCTATACGGGGGAGGGATACTGCCATGAGGCAAAAGGGGATTTCAAGAACGCCCTCTCTTCATTTGAAAAGGCCGAAAAATCGAAGGGTGGCACCCACTTTGAGTCCATGACATTGCGAAACATCGCCAGAACTTACGAGTCATTGAACGATCCTGCAAAGGCGCTGGATTATTACAAGAAGGCGTTGGGAAAGAGCAATGATCCTTTTGTTGAAAGCCTCATCAAGGTAAAAATCGCCACGCTGGGATAG